Part of the Methanolobus chelungpuianus genome is shown below.
ATGGTATGTTCACGTTAAGCAGGTCTACTTTTTCAGGAAGGCCATATCTGAGCACATTGCGCGCTATCCTGTTCACCACCTTGATGGCAACCTCAAAGTCGTGTTCATAGTCCCGGTTGTCATCGAACTTCAGCCCCTCCTCCTTTACCTGGACCGAAGCTGCAATGGCAGGTATGCCGTGACTGGCCCCCTCAAGCGCCGCGCCTATAGTGCCTGAGGTGGTCACTGTGTCGGTGCTGATATTCTCTCCGATGTTAAAGCCTGACAGGATGAGGTCCGGCTTTTGCTTCATGATCGTGAACATGCCGATTATTACGGAATCGGTGGGAGTGCCGCCTACCGCATTGACCTCAATGCCGTCCACCTTTGTCTTGGTGACCCTGAGCGGCTCAAAAATGGATATGGAGCGGCCTACCCCGCTCTGCTGCATCATGGGTGCAGCCACGGTAACATCTCCGAGATCTGCCACGCTCCTGTAGGCAGCCCTTATTCCTGCGGAGTATACTCCGTCATCATTGGTCAGCAGAATCTTACTGGACATGAGCATACCTTTGCTGATATGTATATTAAAACTAATGGCTAAAAACAGGGAAGTAAGGACAACGGGAAGCTTTCGCTGTCATACGTTGGCGAAGACCCTCTTCTTATCCTTTGATTTGAGACAGGCATCAGAGCCTTCAGGAAGGTCTGCAAGGGCTTTTACCTTCTCAATGACCTCAATGTCCTCGCTCATTGCGTCGAGCTTGCTTATTATGTCGCAGATTGCCGCGTTCTGCTCCTCGCTGAGGCACTTGTTATCTTTTACGATCTCCAGGAGTATTGAAGCGTCGTCCAGCACCTGGGCAGCGATCGTCCTTTCCATGTACTGTCTGGCGGTTGCGGAGTCACTTGCCTTGAGAGTAAGGTTGAACTCATTGAGTTGAGTTTCGAACAACCCGACATCGTAATGGGCACTCCTGAAGATCTTTTTTACATAGTCTTCCCTGTAGACCTGTTTTGAGTTCTTCAGGACTTTAAGGAGCTTTTTATAATCCATTATCTCTCGTCCGTTTTCAAACCCGGCTTGCAGGTTAGTATTATCAACTGTTCTCAGATGCTCTTATTGAGTGATCTGCGCTTGAACTCCAGATTGATCTCAGACTCGGCAGAAACAGTCGGGACGGCCATTAATGCGGTGTATGGCTCACTGAACTGTGCGCCATTGACATCGTAGTCGGATTCAACATCGATACCATAGTCCTTGTTCTCTTCAATGATGGGATCGCAAAGATATACCTGCAGGTTACCGCCCGCGTCCATGAATACAGAAGGCCTTACTCCGAAGTTGTTGTACTCTTCGACCAATCCTCTAAAGATTAAAGACATGTACCGCATTGATTCCATTAGGTCATCACCACTTATGCAATTTCCTGACCATGCATTTATAGGTAATGTCCTCGATTTTCGACTTATGTACTTTTATCTGG
Proteins encoded:
- the surE gene encoding 5'/3'-nucleotidase SurE encodes the protein MSSKILLTNDDGVYSAGIRAAYRSVADLGDVTVAAPMMQQSGVGRSISIFEPLRVTKTKVDGIEVNAVGGTPTDSVIIGMFTIMKQKPDLILSGFNIGENISTDTVTTSGTIGAALEGASHGIPAIAASVQVKEEGLKFDDNRDYEHDFEVAIKVVNRIARNVLRYGLPEKVDLLNVNIPYTVETDTEVEITRLARKLFRTEVEERHDPRGRPYYWIAGDLSMVDEEGTDVNALVQKGHISVTPLSLDSTSPIDLSDIERLI